Proteins from a single region of Verrucomicrobiota bacterium:
- a CDS encoding polynucleotide kinase-phosphatase: MKLNVPELSLVVLVGTSGSGKSTFAKKHFKFTEVLSSDYCRGLVSDDENDQKATGDAFEVLHFIASKRLASGKLTVVDATNVQQEARKPLVALAREYHVIPTAIVLNLPEKLCQERNKSRSDRNFGQHVIRQQKQQLRRSLRSLKREGFRHIHVLSSEEDIEGAEIDRQQLWNNRKFEHGPFDIIGDIHGCFDELMELVVELGYQPNGDGIYEHKENRKLVFLGDLVDRGPKTPEVVQFVKQMVEAEKALCVPGNHDIKFMRKMKGKNVQIIHGLGATLEQFEAYDKEHEGYSKIAAEFMDSLVSHYVLDDGNLVVAHAGMKEAFQGRGSGKVREFALYGETTGETDEFGLPVRYNWAAEYRGQAMVVYGHTPVPDPEWLNRTICIDTGCVFGGKLTALRYPEREFVSVPAKQTYSQAARPFLEEDQKAPALNSQQEHDDLLDLSDVTGKRFISTRLQHNVTIRGEKSIAALEVMSRFAANPKWIIYLPPTMSASETSQKDNYLEYPEEAFAYYRERGIPKIVCEEKHMGSRAILIVCRDEEVAKKRFGVIGEGIGVCYTRTGRQFFDNRELETKMLEYVNQALTKSGFWDDFNTDWVCLDCELMPWSAKAQELLRVQYAAVGCASKASFSLTLDTLRQTKERRPEIESLLKRYEDKADLAAKFVEAYGRYCWTTKSMKDYKLAPFHILATEGHVHVDKNHIWHMENIAKVCEAAESILLATPFKEIDLTVNSNQTEGIKWWEELTAKGGEGMVIKPLEFIAIGKRGLLQPALKCRGQEYLRIIYGPEYTLQENLQRLRQRGLSSKRSLALREFALGVEALERFVRREPLRRVHECIFGVLALESEPVDPRL; encoded by the coding sequence ATGAAGCTTAATGTTCCTGAGCTCTCGCTTGTCGTCTTAGTTGGAACATCAGGTTCTGGAAAATCTACTTTTGCGAAAAAACACTTTAAATTTACAGAGGTTTTGTCTTCAGACTATTGTCGTGGATTGGTTTCTGATGATGAGAACGATCAGAAGGCTACAGGAGATGCTTTTGAGGTGCTGCATTTCATTGCCTCAAAAAGATTGGCTTCTGGCAAGCTAACTGTTGTCGATGCGACCAATGTTCAGCAAGAGGCTCGCAAGCCACTAGTGGCTTTAGCTAGGGAATATCATGTGATTCCCACAGCAATCGTTTTGAATCTCCCTGAAAAGCTTTGCCAGGAAAGAAACAAGAGCAGGAGTGATAGAAATTTTGGTCAACATGTAATCAGGCAGCAAAAGCAGCAATTGAGGCGCTCTTTGAGAAGCTTGAAGCGTGAAGGGTTTCGCCACATTCATGTCTTATCTTCAGAAGAAGATATAGAAGGGGCCGAGATTGATAGACAGCAGCTATGGAATAATCGAAAATTTGAGCATGGCCCATTCGACATCATTGGAGATATACATGGCTGCTTTGATGAGTTAATGGAGCTTGTAGTTGAGCTTGGATACCAACCTAATGGTGATGGCATCTATGAGCACAAGGAAAATAGAAAACTAGTTTTTCTTGGAGACCTAGTAGATAGAGGTCCAAAGACTCCTGAAGTCGTTCAGTTTGTTAAGCAAATGGTTGAGGCTGAGAAAGCTTTATGTGTGCCAGGCAACCATGATATCAAGTTCATGAGAAAAATGAAGGGTAAGAATGTTCAAATTATCCATGGACTGGGAGCCACTTTGGAGCAATTTGAAGCCTATGATAAAGAGCATGAAGGCTACAGTAAGATAGCAGCAGAGTTCATGGATTCTCTTGTAAGCCACTATGTCCTAGATGATGGCAATTTAGTCGTGGCGCATGCAGGAATGAAAGAGGCTTTTCAAGGACGTGGTTCAGGAAAAGTTCGAGAGTTTGCTCTCTACGGTGAAACTACTGGAGAGACAGATGAGTTTGGTTTGCCAGTTCGTTATAATTGGGCAGCGGAGTATCGTGGCCAAGCAATGGTAGTTTACGGACACACTCCAGTTCCAGATCCTGAGTGGTTAAACAGAACGATATGTATTGATACAGGCTGTGTTTTTGGTGGAAAGCTTACGGCTCTTCGTTATCCAGAAAGAGAATTTGTATCAGTGCCAGCAAAACAGACTTATAGTCAGGCAGCGCGACCATTTCTAGAGGAAGACCAAAAAGCTCCCGCCTTGAATAGCCAGCAAGAGCATGATGACCTCTTAGATTTGTCAGATGTAACAGGTAAGAGATTCATATCTACGCGACTACAGCATAATGTAACCATTCGAGGAGAGAAAAGTATTGCGGCGTTAGAGGTGATGAGCCGCTTTGCTGCTAATCCTAAATGGATCATCTACCTACCTCCTACGATGTCTGCTTCTGAAACTTCACAAAAGGATAACTATTTGGAATATCCAGAGGAAGCATTCGCATACTATCGTGAACGAGGTATTCCAAAGATTGTGTGCGAAGAAAAGCATATGGGATCAAGGGCCATTCTCATTGTTTGCAGAGATGAGGAAGTAGCTAAAAAGCGGTTTGGTGTTATCGGTGAAGGAATTGGTGTTTGTTATACAAGGACTGGACGACAGTTTTTTGATAATAGGGAACTAGAAACTAAGATGCTTGAGTATGTGAACCAAGCCTTAACAAAATCGGGTTTCTGGGATGACTTTAATACAGATTGGGTTTGCTTGGATTGTGAGCTCATGCCCTGGTCAGCTAAGGCTCAGGAGCTTCTTAGAGTGCAATATGCTGCTGTAGGCTGTGCTTCTAAAGCTAGCTTCTCTTTAACCTTGGATACCTTAAGGCAAACTAAGGAGCGCAGACCAGAAATAGAATCCCTACTGAAGCGATATGAAGACAAGGCTGATTTAGCGGCCAAGTTCGTGGAAGCCTATGGACGCTACTGTTGGACTACCAAATCTATGAAAGATTATAAGCTAGCTCCTTTCCATATTTTGGCTACAGAAGGTCATGTTCATGTGGATAAGAACCATATTTGGCATATGGAGAATATTGCCAAGGTTTGTGAAGCTGCAGAGAGTATTTTATTAGCAACACCCTTTAAAGAAATTGATCTGACCGTTAACAGCAATCAAACGGAGGGAATTAAATGGTGGGAGGAGCTTACAGCTAAGGGTGGAGAAGGCATGGTCATTAAACCCTTAGAATTTATAGCAATAGGAAAACGTGGTTTGCTGCAACCAGCTTTAAAGTGTCGAGGCCAAGAATACTTGCGTATCATCTACGGTCCTGAGTACACACTCCAGGAGAATTTGCAAAGGTTGAGGCAAAGAGGCTTGTCGTCAAAGAGATCCTTGGCTTTGAGGGAATTTGCGCTTGGCGTTGAGGCTCTTGAGAGATTTGTCAGAAGAGAACCTTTAAGGAGAGTTCACGAATGCATATTTGGTGTGCTCGCTCTAGAAAGCGAGCCTGTTGATCCGAGGTTATGA
- a CDS encoding 3' terminal RNA ribose 2'-O-methyltransferase Hen1 encodes MLLTITAKGLMAEDLGYLVHKHPDKVQTFSLNVGKAHVFYPIVEPELCTLALLLEVDPVGLVRKNRGPAGNHRILEQYVNDRPYVASSFISVAIAELFGRTMSGKCKDKPELVDYEMDFTANIAALPCRRGGEAFLLKLFEPLGYGVKAQINLLDERFPEWGDSSLYTIELTRTCTIKELLGHLYILIPVLDNDKHYWVGLDEVEKLMKKGEGWLSAHPEKEIIVHRYLKYQKRLANQALSQLFEEDLSDVEEKLQESAQEESHFEDKISLNEQRIGAVVSALKSFNAKRVLDLGCGEGQLIKHLLKEKEFNEIVGMDVSHQSLERASDRLKIDRMPDKQKERIRLIQGSLMYRDKRLSGFDAAAVVEVIEHLDTPRLKAFERVLFEYACPQSVVMTTPNSEYNVKFEKLPAGQFRHRDHRFEWTRKEFQVWSNDVADRYKYQVRFLPVGPVDDEFGAPTQMAIFIKDFENEA; translated from the coding sequence ATGTTATTAACAATTACAGCGAAGGGCTTAATGGCCGAGGACTTGGGATATCTGGTCCATAAGCATCCGGATAAGGTACAGACTTTTTCTTTAAATGTGGGGAAAGCACATGTGTTTTATCCTATAGTTGAGCCAGAGCTCTGCACGCTTGCTCTCCTCCTAGAAGTAGATCCAGTTGGATTAGTTCGCAAGAACAGAGGCCCAGCAGGTAATCACCGAATCTTAGAGCAATACGTAAATGATCGTCCGTATGTTGCTTCATCTTTCATAAGCGTGGCTATTGCAGAGTTGTTCGGCAGAACTATGTCTGGCAAGTGTAAAGATAAGCCTGAGCTAGTCGATTATGAGATGGATTTTACTGCAAATATCGCAGCTCTACCATGTAGAAGAGGTGGAGAAGCATTTCTATTAAAGTTATTTGAGCCGCTTGGATATGGTGTCAAAGCACAAATAAATCTCCTAGATGAGAGATTTCCAGAGTGGGGTGACAGTTCTTTGTATACTATAGAACTCACAAGAACCTGTACTATCAAAGAGCTCCTAGGTCATTTATATATCCTTATCCCAGTTCTGGATAACGACAAGCATTATTGGGTAGGACTAGATGAAGTTGAGAAGCTGATGAAAAAGGGTGAAGGATGGTTATCAGCTCATCCTGAGAAGGAAATTATCGTTCATAGGTACTTAAAGTATCAGAAAAGATTGGCCAATCAGGCATTGTCACAGCTTTTTGAAGAAGACTTGTCTGATGTAGAAGAGAAATTACAGGAGAGTGCTCAGGAAGAATCTCATTTTGAAGATAAGATCAGCCTAAATGAACAAAGAATCGGAGCAGTGGTATCAGCTCTCAAAAGCTTTAATGCTAAAAGGGTGCTCGATCTTGGGTGTGGTGAAGGCCAATTGATTAAACATCTCCTGAAAGAGAAAGAGTTTAATGAGATTGTAGGTATGGACGTTTCCCACCAGAGCTTAGAGAGGGCCTCTGATAGGCTAAAGATAGACCGCATGCCAGATAAGCAGAAAGAGCGCATACGCCTAATCCAAGGATCCTTGATGTACAGAGACAAAAGACTTTCTGGATTTGATGCGGCTGCGGTAGTCGAAGTCATTGAACACTTGGATACTCCAAGGTTAAAGGCATTTGAAAGAGTGTTGTTCGAATATGCATGTCCTCAATCTGTCGTTATGACAACTCCAAATAGCGAGTACAACGTCAAGTTTGAGAAGCTTCCTGCTGGACAATTTAGGCATCGCGACCATCGCTTTGAATGGACTCGTAAAGAGTTTCAAGTCTGGTCAAATGATGTTGCGGACCGTTACAAATACCAAGTTAGATTTTTACCTGTTGGACCGGTAGATGATGAGTTTGGGGCGCCTACCCAAATGGCGATTTTTATAAAGGATTTTGAAAATGAAGCTTAA
- the proS gene encoding proline--tRNA ligase, producing MAKASKTAINPHRDQDFPEWYQQIIIASDMAENSEVRGCMIIKPWGYGIWENIQINLDQMFKETGHRNAYFPLFIPLSYLEKEAEHVEGFAKECAVVTHHRLEANSEGKLAPAGPLTEPLVVRPTSETIIGAAYARWVQSYRDLPILLNQWANVVRWEMRPRIFLRTAEFLWQEGHTAHETEGEAIEETEKMLGVYETFAREYLALPVIAGRKSAGERFPGALDTLCIEAMVQDRKAVQAGTSHFLGQNFSKTAGIQFSGRSGNSEFAWTTSWGVSTRLIGTLIMAHSDDNGLILPPKIAPTQIVIIPIIPKPEDQKIILEACEKLKETLKEQCFHGESIRVEIDDTDSTGSTRSWNAIKKGIPIRVEIGPRDLASQSVFTARRDKEIKDKKSYSTSQFVTQASSLLEEIQNNIYQRALEFRKVHTHMIESKEEFYEYFTPKKKDKPEIHGGFAVAHWNGSSEVEEQIKNDLKVTIRCIPFKDNPDFPTEPGKCIFTGEASAQPVIFAKAY from the coding sequence ATGGCCAAGGCTAGTAAAACTGCAATCAACCCGCACAGGGATCAAGATTTTCCAGAATGGTATCAACAAATCATCATCGCCTCTGATATGGCAGAAAATTCAGAGGTCCGGGGTTGTATGATCATTAAGCCCTGGGGCTACGGAATCTGGGAGAATATTCAGATTAACTTGGACCAAATGTTTAAAGAGACCGGCCACCGCAATGCCTATTTCCCCCTCTTTATTCCTTTGAGTTATCTCGAGAAAGAGGCAGAACATGTTGAAGGCTTTGCCAAAGAATGTGCAGTTGTCACGCATCACCGCTTGGAAGCTAACTCGGAAGGCAAGCTCGCACCAGCTGGGCCACTAACAGAGCCTTTAGTTGTGCGCCCTACCTCAGAAACTATCATTGGAGCGGCTTATGCTCGGTGGGTACAGTCTTATCGTGACCTCCCTATTCTACTCAATCAATGGGCCAATGTTGTTCGCTGGGAAATGCGCCCTCGCATCTTTTTACGCACCGCAGAATTTCTTTGGCAAGAAGGTCATACCGCTCACGAAACCGAGGGAGAGGCTATAGAAGAAACTGAGAAAATGCTTGGCGTTTATGAAACTTTTGCTCGTGAGTATCTAGCGCTACCTGTGATTGCCGGTCGGAAGAGTGCTGGCGAACGTTTTCCAGGAGCACTCGACACGCTTTGCATCGAAGCGATGGTGCAAGATCGTAAAGCCGTGCAAGCTGGAACTTCCCATTTCTTGGGTCAAAATTTTTCTAAAACAGCAGGCATTCAGTTTAGTGGACGCAGTGGTAATAGTGAATTTGCATGGACTACGAGCTGGGGAGTAAGCACTCGACTAATTGGAACCCTGATTATGGCACACTCTGATGACAACGGCCTCATACTACCTCCAAAGATAGCACCTACTCAAATAGTCATTATCCCCATCATACCAAAACCTGAAGATCAAAAAATCATTTTAGAGGCTTGCGAAAAACTCAAAGAAACACTGAAAGAGCAATGTTTCCATGGAGAGTCGATTCGAGTGGAAATTGATGATACTGACTCCACGGGCAGCACTCGATCTTGGAATGCTATCAAGAAAGGCATCCCCATCCGTGTAGAAATTGGCCCTCGAGATTTAGCATCTCAATCCGTATTTACTGCGAGGCGTGATAAAGAAATCAAAGATAAAAAGTCTTACTCTACTTCTCAATTTGTCACGCAAGCATCCTCTTTACTAGAAGAGATACAAAATAACATTTATCAAAGAGCTCTGGAATTCCGCAAAGTCCATACACATATGATTGAAAGCAAAGAGGAGTTTTATGAATACTTTACTCCGAAGAAGAAGGATAAGCCTGAAATTCATGGAGGATTTGCTGTAGCGCACTGGAATGGTTCAAGTGAGGTAGAAGAACAAATCAAGAATGACTTAAAAGTCACCATTCGTTGTATTCCTTTTAAAGATAACCCCGATTTCCCTACAGAACCTGGCAAATGTATCTTCACCGGAGAAGCAAGCGCCCAGCCAGTCATTTTTGCAAAGGCTTATTAA